From the Ctenopharyngodon idella isolate HZGC_01 chromosome 3, HZGC01, whole genome shotgun sequence genome, one window contains:
- the LOC127508749 gene encoding NACHT, LRR and PYD domains-containing protein 12-like isoform X3 codes for MASVKELLEKSLNEVEEAELKKFQWHLRNDHERISKSDMENADRLKTVDKMVECFGPEEAVKITVEILRKMNQNDLAKQLENKHKQGSSADDRQATLHDYTETSLKLKNKLKQDYKRILVGNSQTGHQKNLKDIYTDLYVVENETGGRINDHEVRQIELNQKQYDAKDTPIKCNNIFKVNENKKVLTMGIAGVGKTVSVNKFILDWAEGTENQDIAFIFPLPFRQLNLITENCSLMGLIHKRFFSDPKELHSLPEDDGKVLFIFDGLDECRFTLNFKEGDRITDVHKITTVSKIITNLIKTDLLPSALIWITSRPAAAILIPRNYINQVTEVRGFNDEQKEQYFIKNSPEVSENIISHIKKSRSLYIMCHIPVFCWISLTVLQPLLAQESNDKTPTTLTEMYTNFLISQQQQMKEKYCDDLDPNVNAMSFDEIILKLGKLAFQQLETGNLIFYKEDLEKCGLDVSEGSVYSGLCTQIFQEEKAVSARSIYSFIHLSIQEFLAALYVFLISKDKKENPFIQSWTEKLEWILSQKPLFQLHKAAVNKALQSENGHLDLFLRFLLGLSLESNQNDLKELLPELELDTENVKDTVDYIKKKIQEEKSVERTINLFYCLSELKDDIMEEVQKNLQTGNLSAQNLSSAQWSGLVFVLLMSEETQEMFELQKYRKSDEAVRRLLPVIKNTRRALLYSCNLTALSCESLCSALQSSNSVLRELDLSNNDLKDSGVKLLSDGLKSPNCHLEILSSEFEPYTPERAGSKLQSPRRFRSQAAF; via the exons ATGGCATCAGTTAAAGAGCTGCTTGAGAAATCACTGAATGAAGTGGAAGAAGCTGAACTGAAGAAGTTTCAGTGGCATTTAAGGAATGATCATGAGAGAATATCAAAGTCTGACATGGAGAATGCAGATAGGTTAAAAACTGTTGATAAGATGGTGGAGTGTTTTGGACCAGAAGAAGCTGTGAAAATCACTGTGGAGATCCTGAGAAAGATGAACCAAAACGATCTGGCTAAGCAGCTGGAGAACAAACACAAGCAAG GCTCATCGGCAGATGACAGACAAGCTACTCTTCATGATTACACAGAGACCAGCCTCAAGCTGAAGAACAAATTAAAACAGGACTACAAGCGGATATTGGTTGGTAATTCACAGACGGGTCATCAGAAAAACCTGAAAGATATTTACACTGATTTATATGTGGTGGAGAATGAGACTGGAGGAAGAATAAATGACcatgaggtgagacagatcGAATTGAATCAGAAACAATATGATGCCAAGGACACACCAATCAAatgcaataacatttttaaagtcaatgaaaacaaaaaggtaCTGACGATGGGGATCGCAGGGGTaggaaaaacagtctctgtcAATAAATTCATCCTTGATTGGGCTGAAGGAACAGAAAATCAGGATATAGCCTTCATTTTCCCTCTGCCGTTCCGTCAGCTAAACCTGATTACAGAGAACTGCAGTCTTATGGGACTGATTCACAAACGCTTCTTTAGTGATCCTAAAGAACTGCATTCTCTTCCTGAAGATGATGGTAAAGTCTTGTTCATTTTTGATGGGCTGGATGAATGTCGATTCACTTTGAACTTTAAAGAGGGTGACAGAATTACAGATGTTCACAAAATAACAACAGTGAGTAAGATAATAACAAACCTTATCAAGACAGAcctgcttccctctgctctcatttGGATCAcatccagaccagcagcagccatTCTGATCCCCCGAAACTACATTAATCAGGTGACTGAAGTTCGAGGATTTAACGATGAGCAGAAAGAGCAATACTTCATCAAAAACAGTCCTGAGGTTTCTGAAAACATCATCAGTCACATCAAGAAATCCAGGAGTCTatacatcatgtgccacatccctgtcttctgctggatctctcTCACTGTTCTTCAGCCTTTACTGGCTCAAGAGAGCAATGACAAAACACCTACAACCCTCACAGAGATGTACACAAACTTCTTAATTTCTCAGCAGcaacaaatgaaagaaaaatactGTGATGACCTTGACCCCAATGTCAATGCAATGTCTTTTGATGAGATTATTCTAAAGCTTGGGAAATTAGCCTTTCAACAGCTGGAGACAGGTAATCTGATTTTCTACAAAGAAGATCTTGAGAAATGTGGACTAGATGTCAGTGAAGGGTCTGTCTACTCAGGGTTATGCACTCAGATCTTTCAGGAGGAAAAAGCTGTTTCAGCAAGAAGCATTTACAGCTTCATACATCTCAGCATCCAGGAGTTCCTTGCTGCTCTCTATGTGTTTTTGATTAGCAAGGACAAGAAAGAAAACCCATTTATTCAATCATGGACAGAAAAACTAGAATGGATTCTGTCCCAAAAGCCACTTTTTCAGCTTCACAAGGCTGCAGTCAACAAGGCTTTGCAAAGTGAGAATGGACACCTGGATCTTTTCCTCCGGTTCCTTCTGGGTCTCTCACTGGAGTCCAATCAGAATGACCTAAAAGAACTACTGCCAGAACTGGAACTAGATACAGAGAATGTTAAAGACACTGTTGACTATATCAAAAAGAAGATACAGGAGGAGAAATCAGTAGAGAGGACCATCAATCTCTTCTACTGTCTGAGTGAACTGAAAGATGACATTATGGAGGAAGTCCAAAAGAATCTGCAAACAGGAAATCTTTCAGCACAGAATCTCTCCTCTGCTCAGTGGTCTGGTCTGGTGTTTGTGCTCCTCATGTCAGAAGAAACTCAAGAGATGTTTGAACTGCAGAAatacagaaaatctgatgaagCAGTGAGAAGACTGTTGCCAGTGATCAAAAACACCAGAAGAGCACT GCTATATAGTTGTAATCTCACTGCTCTGTCTTGTGAGAGTTTGTGTTCAGCTCTACAATCCTCAAACTctgtcctgagagagctggacctgagtaacaatgacctgaAAGATTCTGGAGTGAAGCTtctttctgatggactgaagagcCCAAACTGCCATCTGGAGATATTGAg CTCTGAGTTTGAACCCtacacacctgagagagctggatctaAGCTACAATCACCCAGGAGATTCAGGAGTCAAGCTGCTTTCTGA